Proteins encoded in a region of the Sterolibacterium denitrificans genome:
- a CDS encoding alpha/beta hydrolase — MILKSTFKSQGVDCAATLRLPPGEPPFSAILMAHGWGGVQDALTTPFYPRFLEAGFAVMTFDYHGWGESKGQPRQVIDPQCREQDIEQALSHLKAQAQIDAARIVLWGTSFGGGHAVSVGSKHPELLGIIAQVPMLDGMAAVLATPLPRLLRFGIYAGLDLLRGGKPLYIPVISAQGAFSSMDRDGAEAALHRDIERVGISYDNRVAARSLLTMGPYRPFKALANIKVPTLLIGATRDTVAPFVEKKIRAIGNPCLRLETLDANHFDPYFEPAFSVNIGHQLSFLRQLGR, encoded by the coding sequence GTGATTTTGAAGTCCACATTCAAAAGCCAAGGCGTTGATTGTGCAGCGACCTTGCGGCTGCCGCCGGGCGAGCCGCCATTCTCTGCAATCTTGATGGCGCATGGCTGGGGCGGCGTGCAGGACGCGCTGACAACGCCTTTCTATCCGCGCTTCCTTGAAGCGGGCTTCGCCGTAATGACATTCGATTACCACGGCTGGGGCGAGAGCAAAGGTCAACCCCGTCAGGTCATTGACCCGCAGTGCAGGGAGCAGGACATCGAGCAGGCGCTGTCTCATCTGAAGGCCCAAGCCCAGATTGATGCCGCACGAATCGTGCTGTGGGGCACTTCATTTGGTGGAGGACATGCCGTCAGCGTAGGCTCCAAGCATCCCGAACTGCTCGGCATCATCGCGCAAGTCCCCATGCTGGACGGTATGGCAGCAGTTCTGGCGACCCCGCTGCCGCGCTTGCTGCGTTTTGGCATCTATGCCGGCCTCGATCTTCTGCGTGGAGGCAAGCCACTTTATATTCCGGTGATCTCTGCACAGGGCGCGTTCTCATCCATGGATCGGGATGGTGCCGAAGCGGCGCTGCACCGCGACATCGAAAGGGTGGGGATCTCCTATGACAACCGGGTTGCTGCGCGCTCCTTGTTGACCATGGGGCCTTATCGCCCATTCAAGGCACTTGCGAACATCAAGGTTCCCACGCTGCTTATAGGCGCAACCCGCGACACCGTGGCCCCTTTCGTTGAAAAGAAGATTCGCGCAATTGGCAATCCTTGCTTGAGGCTTGAGACGCTGGACGCCAACCACTTTGATCCATACTTCGAGCCTGCATTCTCCGTGAACATCGGTCATCAACTGAGCTTCCTACGACAATTAGGCCGATAG
- a CDS encoding IS110 family transposase — MEIVTLGIDLAKNLFALHGVDAAGKIVLQHPAVKRAKLLEVTASLPPCRIGMEACSGAHHWAREMIRQGHDVRLIAPKFVAPYRMSGKRGKNDAADAAAICEAVTRPAMRFVPVKTVEQQSELFLHRARQGYVEQRTGLINRIRGLLSELGIVLPQKADTIRRELAYLLEELPGHCNTVMGDAITDLERLDARIAEYDRHIALCAKTHAAARRLMQLAGIGPTTASALVATVGDGHDFASGRQFAAWLGMVPGQYSSGGKQRLGRITKAGDRYLRTLLILGARSVLQSGKKKEDVISRWTRDVEGRRGYWKAVVAMAAKNARLAWAVLHHGDDFRLYGQEVATGA; from the coding sequence ATGGAAATCGTAACGCTCGGCATTGATCTTGCCAAGAACCTATTCGCACTGCACGGCGTCGATGCTGCTGGCAAGATTGTATTGCAACACCCGGCGGTGAAGCGGGCCAAGTTGCTGGAGGTGACGGCTAGTCTGCCGCCGTGCCGGATCGGCATGGAAGCCTGCTCCGGGGCCCATCACTGGGCGCGGGAAATGATTCGCCAAGGCCACGACGTGCGCTTGATCGCGCCTAAGTTTGTTGCACCCTATCGCATGTCCGGCAAGCGTGGCAAGAACGACGCCGCCGATGCGGCGGCGATCTGCGAAGCCGTGACTCGCCCCGCCATGCGCTTCGTGCCGGTCAAGACCGTCGAACAGCAAAGCGAACTGTTCCTGCATCGCGCCCGACAAGGCTACGTCGAGCAGCGCACCGGACTCATCAATCGCATTCGTGGGCTGCTCTCCGAGCTGGGTATCGTCCTGCCGCAAAAGGCCGACACCATCCGTCGCGAACTGGCGTATCTACTCGAAGAACTGCCCGGCCATTGCAATACCGTGATGGGGGATGCGATCACCGATCTCGAACGTCTGGATGCCCGTATCGCCGAATACGATCGGCACATTGCGCTATGCGCGAAGACCCATGCCGCCGCCCGGCGCCTGATGCAATTGGCCGGCATTGGTCCGACGACCGCCAGCGCTCTGGTGGCCACCGTGGGCGATGGCCATGATTTCGCCAGCGGCCGACAGTTTGCTGCCTGGCTGGGCATGGTGCCAGGGCAATACAGTTCCGGCGGCAAGCAACGGCTCGGCCGGATCACCAAGGCCGGGGATCGCTATCTGCGCACTCTGCTGATCCTGGGTGCCCGCTCGGTCCTGCAAAGCGGCAAGAAGAAGGAGGACGTCATCAGCCGCTGGACGCGGGACGTGGAAGGCCGGCGCGGCTATTGGAAGGCGGTGGTGGCGATGGCGGCGAAGAATGCGCGACTGGCTTGGGCAGTGCTACACCACGGGGACGATTTCCGGTTGTACGGTCAGGAGGTTGCGACGGGGGCGTAG